A stretch of DNA from Rhodococcus sp. NBC_00297:
CGCCTCCCCGCACCTCGGCGGACATGGTCGATCCGCGATCGGTGATCTTGAAGTACGAGTCGAGGAGAGACGTCGCGCGAGACATGAAGTGGAGACTAGGCCATGACCCGGTGAGGGGCGCGGGTAGCGTCGGCGCCGTGCGCCCCACCCCCGCCACCCCGCCCGGACTGCCACCGCGCGTGACCGATCCCGCTCCGGTGCTCGCTGCCGGGACGCTGCTGTTCCTCGTCGCCGCCGTCGTGTGCTCGGTGGTCGACTCCTTCTCGGGCGCAGTCGCGGTCTGCTGGACGGGAACCGCTCTGGGCGCGTTGGGGTTCGGACTGTTCGCACTGCAACGCCGAGCTGCTCGCCGCGGCCGACGCACGGCCCAGAAGGGGCTCGTGCACCCGCCCGAGGTGTGACCCGGGCGACAGGTTCCGGGCGCTAAAACCCCCTCTGACGTGCTGGAACTCACCCTCGTCGAGGTTGAGTAACACGGACGTAACGTGGAGAATCGGTTATGTCAGTTCAGCTACTCGAGCAACGTCCGGAGAGATAGAAGTGAAGTACGTCGAAAGTTTCCTCAACCGCCGCCGCCACGTTCGGGCACTGCGTGATCTCTACGCACGCGCGAACAACGTGGGCAGCCCCGCGATGCGTGACGAGCTTCTCGTCATCGCCCAGCGCGACCGCTGAGTCGCGACACCACCGCGATACCCGCGACACCGACCAGGGCCCCCAGGAGCCAGCCGACGACGACGTCGCTGAGCCAGTGCGCCCCGAGGTAGACGCGGGAGAACCCGATGAGCAGCGTTGCCGCCGTGACCACGGCGGCCGCTGCTCTCGTTCGTTTCCGGGCAGTGTCGAACGCGCCGAGCACGACCAGCAGCGTGATCACCGCCGCCGCGAAGGTCGCCGACACCATGGCGTGACCGGACGGGAACGAGTAGGTCGAGATGTCGACGAGGCGCTCGGGCACCGGCGGCCGGGTCCGGCGGATCGCGTACTTGAGAGCGTTCATGACGAGCCATCCGGTGAACACCGTGGCCACGAGGCCCGGCCCGAGATGGCGGTGCCCACGGCGCACCAGGATCAGCGCGACCACCACCGTCACGAGTGCGACGCCCGCGGTGTTGCCCACCGTGGTGATCACGGTCATTGCGTCCGTCAGGGCCGCGCTCCGGTGATCCACCATCCAGTCGAGGACATCACGGTCCGCGCTCACGGCAGCACCGTCCGTGACACGTGCGTCTCGCCGTCGTCGGTGACCCAGAAGGGCACCGCTCGCTCCACTCGCACGGTGCCGCGACACCGCACCACCAGGTCGTCGTGCAGGACGACGACGTCCGGGACCGGCCACGACGAGATCGCGCGTGCAGCCGCGAGGGCGGGACGGGTGTCCACCGTCGCCCGCTCCCCCACCGACACGATCTCGACGCTCAGCGCCGTCGACGCCGTCTCCACGTCGAGGAGATCCGCGAGGGTGTCGGCGGACGCCGTCGACCCGAGCACGACTCGGTCGGCGGGTAGCAGGGCGATCCACCGCGGGTGATCGAGGACGACCACCGCGGCGGGATCGGCCACGCTGCCGGCGAGAGTGCGTACCGCCTCGGGCGGATCGATGTCGCGTAGATCCACCCACCCGGAGTCCACCGCCTCGGCGAGGAGCGTGTGGACCCGGATCGCCACCGCGGGAGACACCACACGATCGGGATCGGCCGCCGCGGCGAGCAGATCGGCCGCCGTGTCGGAGTCGTCGATCGCGGAACCCGCCAGCGCCGCGGCGAACTCGGCGGCGCGGGGATGGTCGACGGGGTCCAGCAGTCCACGCAGGGAGTCGTCGCCGGGCAGACGGAGCAACCTCAGCGGTGTCTCGTTCACCCGCGCGTGACGACGCAGCCACCAGGCGGTGTATCCGGTCCGGTCCCGCACCGCCGCGGCCGTCACCGGATCGTCGACGATCTGGGTGAGCGCGTCCGCCCAGCGCGCCTCGTCCACCAGATCGAGATCACGCACGGCGACCAGGGTGCCGGGCTCACCGGAGAGACCGTCCCACCACGCCTCCTCGTCGTCGAGATCGTGATCGGGACCCGCGGGGGTCTCGTCCACCACGACGCCGAAGCCGTGACCCACGCCCACCACCCGCAGGGCGTCCACGCCGTACCGGTCGACGACGGACCGATCCACCACGCCGAACGGGCTGTCCCGCTGCAACACTCGCCGTAACGGCGAGTCCGGCAACAGCAGTTCGTCCGCCGCCCGCATCTCGCCGTCCGACGAGAGCAACGGCAACGACCCGACGGAGCCGATCCTCGTCTCGCCGCCGACGGCTGCCGCGAGGGTCAGCACGTCGTGCACCAGTTCCTCCGGCACGTCGTCCGGATCCTCGAGCATCGCTGCCAACGCGGGGTCGGCGAGCAGGTCGGCCGGGCGAGCGGTCTGCGCTCCCGCGCGGCGGAGCAACGGATGGGCGGCGTCCGGGTGCACCACACGAGCCCACCCGACCGAGCCGAGACGGTCGCCGTCCACCAGCACCACCGTGCGGGGACCCGTGACGGTGCGGCCGTCCGTCAGCGGAACCGGCAGCGCCGCACACTCGTCGACGTCCGCCGAGTCGTGCACGATGTCGGTCAGTGCGTCGTACAGGCGGTGCCACCAGATCGGCGGCCGCGACACCCCCGACAGGCTCTCGACGATGCCCGCGAGCCCGAGCCGACGCACACCGACCGCCGCCAGAGCCGTCGCCGACGCGCGATCCGATGCCCTGGGTGCCACCAGACCCGGCACGACGTCCACGAGGAGTTCGGCCAATTCGGCTGAGATCGAGTCCACCACCGCGGCATTCGCGGGACGTACCGCCCGGCCCGCCGCCGTCGGGACCCACGCGGTCGACTCCAGGTCGCGGACGAGCGCCGCGCGGACCGCCTCGTCGACCTCGGACGCCGGCAGTCCCGGACGCGGTACCGCGGCGGCCCGATGAGACGCCGGCAGGTCGGCGACCAGTGCCGCGTATCCGGTCGCCACGACCGAGAGGTCGGCGCCCGGAAGGACCCGTCGACGGTCGGGCTGGAGGGGGACGTCCGCGATCAGGAGCAGCGGAATAGTCAGCACCTCATCGGATCTGGTGGGCGCACGCAGCACGTCCCGCGTCAGTGGCGCGGGCGAGTCCGGCGTGAGACCGTCGTCCTCGAGCGGCAGAAACCAGCGTGCGGCCGCCGCGTCGCCGCGCCACCATCGTCGGCCGCCGACCCGCACGTCCGTCCACGCTCCCGGGCCCGACGACACCTCACGCACGAGTTCGGTCCCGTCGACGGAGATCGACTGCAGCGCATCGAGTTCGAGCATCAGATCGATCGACTCACGGGCGGCCGCGGTCAGCACTTCGGCGACGTCCACGACGCCGTGCAGCACGACCTCGGTGTCCCAACCCGGGGTCGGCACGTCGTCCGACGCCCACGGCAACCGGAGGACGGGAACGCCCTGCTCCGGCTCACTGAGCCCACGAGCGGCGATCGCTCGGCGCGTCCTCGATCCGTCGAACACGATCGAGCCCGACGTGGATCGGATCTCGATACGCTCGGACACCGCACGGACGGCGGTGAACCCGACTCCGTATCGCCCGACGGACGTGGCGTGCTCGGAAGTCTTGTCGGACGCTCGCAGCGCGGACAGCGCCTGCACCCCGGTGATCGACAGCGGCACACCGACATTCGCGACGTGCAGCGCGTCGCCGACGGACCACACCGCCTGGCGACCGGGAACGTCGGCGCGGGAGGCGGCGTCGGCGGCGTTCTGCGCCAGCTCCGTGATCACGCGATCGCGGTAGCCCCCCACCACCAGATCGGCCTCCGTGGCCGCATCCTCCCGCAGTCGGGTGGGCGACGACGACCAGGCCGCGAGAACGGACTCGCGCAGTGCCTCCGTCCCGAAGGGGTCGGTCAGAGGGTCGACGACGACTCCGTGATGTCGGTGACCGCCTCGGTGTCCCGGGGCTCGGTGTTCTGGGGCTCGGTGTTCTCGGTCGGCGTGGTCTCCAGGGCACCGTCGTCGTAGGCAGCGTACGCGGGCGATCCGGCGCCGGTCGGTCCCTCGGTGTCCGAGTGCGCACCGCAGCCGTACGCCGCGTGCACCACGTGTCCGTCCGCGGCCAACTCGTTTCCGCACACGCCGAACGCAGCGCTCAGCGAACCCTGCAGAGCGAGGTAGAAACCGCACGTGACGCACGTGCCCGGCGCCGCCTTGGCCATCGGGGAATCGGGACCGAAGTCGCTCTCGGCCCACCGCTCGGCGGCCTCGAGCCGACCCTCGCGGCTCATGACCTGCTTGCGACCGAGACCGAGTTCGAGGGCGATGTCGTCGACGGCGGGATCGCCGGTGGCCAGGTACCCCGGCACCAGTCGGACGTCCTCGTGGCGCGGCGGCAGCAGGTCACCCGGAGCCAGATCGCCGGGACGGATGCGCTCGTCCCACGGAACCCACGTCGGCGCCACCAGGGCGTCCGGACCGGGAAGCAGGGCTAGTTCGCTGACGGTGACGGTCTCGGAGCCGGGGGGCGCTGCGACGACGACCGCCCACTGCCAGCCGCCGTATCCGGGCAGGTCGGCCGCGAAGCGGTGGATCGCGGAGGCCTTGTCGACGGCCTCGACCCCGAGGTGGCCTCCGACCGGGCCTTCGCCCGACTCCACGACGGCGGCCTGCGCCACGGACACGGCGTCGGCGAGGAGCGGGGGGATCTCGGTCACGACAGGGGCACTCACACCCCTATTTTGCAGCATCGGCTCGCGTCGTGCGCCCACCGGGCCTGACAGGATGGCCGTATGCGTTCGGGTCTCTTGCGTTCAGGTTCGGGAGTCGGCCGCGCGATCGGGTCCGGAACCGTCGCCGCCGCGGTGGTGCTCGGTGGATGCGCGCCGGACCCCGCACCGCCGGCCGCGGACGTGCCCCGCTTCGGCGTCGAGATCGTCGGCACGTCGCCGCACGACACCGACGCCTTCACCCAGGGTCTCGAGATCGACGGTGACCGATTGCTCGAGGGGACGGGCCGCGAGGGCCGCTCCCGCGTCACGGCGTCCGATCGGGAGACCGGCGACGTGCTCGCGGAGGTGGACCTTCCCGCACCGCTGTTCGGCGAGGGCCTCACTGTCGCCGGCGACACGGTGTGGCAGCTGACCTGGCAGGACGGGATCGCGGTGGCCCGAGATCGCGAGACCCTGCTGGAGCGGCGACGCGTCGACTACGACGGCGAGGGCTGGGGTCTGTGCCTCGACGAGTCGAGTGCGGGATCGAGCGGCCGCCTCGTGATGAGCGACGGCACCGACACCCTCACCTTCCGAGATCCGGTCACCTTCGAGCCCACCGGCAGCGTGCGCGTGACTCGGGGCGAGCGGCCGGTGACGTCGATCAACGAGCTGGAGTGCACCGCGGACGGGATCTACGCCAACATCTGGAAGACCGACGACATCGTGCGGATCGATCCGTCGACCGGCGCCGTCACGGCGATCGTCGACGCCTCGCCGTTGCGTGCCGCACTCGAGGACACGTCCGGAATCGACGTCCTCAACGGCATCGCGGCCGTCCCCGGCACGTCCCGCTTCCTCGTGACCGGCAAATTGTGGCCCACTCTGTTCGAGGTCGAGTTCCGACCACGGTGACCGAGGGACGCCGCCCCCGCCGAGCGAGTCGCCCACACTCCCCGACCCGAGGTGGGGGACAATGACGGGGTGACAGGTCCCGACGATCCGCGCCCCGGTTCGCGACATCCGGGATGGGACAACTACTCGCCGTCCGAGCGACTCCCACCCCGTCGATCGCCGCTGCCTCCGCTGCATCCACCGACGGCCGGACCGGGCGAGACGATCCCGGGCGACCCGACCACGGCGCCCGACCCGACGACACGCATGCCGAACCAGGACACCGGTCCCCGCCGTCCCCGCGTACCGCGCAAACTGACGGTCACCCGCGTCGCGGCGATGCGTGGTCGTGAGATCACGGGCAAGGGCATCGCGACGTTCCGACGCGCCGCCACCGCCGACGGAGCCGACAAGTCCGGTCTCACGGCGCTCACCTACGCGACGATGGCCAACTTCGCCTCGGACGCGGCGATGGCGGTGGCGCTGGCCAACACGCTGTTCTTCTCCGCCGCGACGGGCGAGGACAAGACCAAGGTCGCCCTGTATCTGCTCATCACCATCGCCCCGTTCGCGATCATCGCGCCCCTGATCGGCCCCATGCTCGACCGCCTGCAGCAGGGTCGCCGCATCGCGCTGGCCACCTCGTTCGTCCTGCGTGCCGTCCTCGCCGTGGTGCTGGTCTTCAATTTCGACACCTGGCTCCTCTATCCCGCCGCGCTCGGGATGATGGTGCTGAGCAAGTCGTTCTCGGTGCTCAAGTCAGCCGTCACCCCTCGGGTGCTGCCACCGGACATCGACCTCGTCCGGGTGAACTCCCGCCTGACCGTGTTCGGGTTGCTGGGCGGCACCATCTCGGCGGGAGCGGTCGCGGGTGCCATCGCGTTCGCACTGGGTTCCGCCGGGGCACTGTGGTTCACGTTCGCCGTGACGGTGTTCGGCGCGTATCTCTCCATGCGCATCCCGTCCTGGGTGGAGGTCACCGAGGGTGAGGTGCCCGCGACGCTCGGGTACCACGCCGAGGCGACCACCGGCGCGATCGGCATCGTCCCGGCGCCCAGCAAACGCCGGCAGCCCCTCGGCCGCGACGTCCTCACCGGACTGTGGGGCAACGGCACCATCCGCGTGCTCACCGGCTTCCTCACGCTGTACGTCGCGTTCGTGGCGAAGTCCCGCACCGAGCACGAGCCACTCCAGCAGGCACTCATGTTGGCGTTGGTGGGCGCGGCGGCCGGACTCGGCAACTTCGGCGGCAACGCCGCCGGCGCCCGGGTCAAGCTCGGTCGCCCGTCGGTGCTGGTGGTGCGCTGCACCGCGGCCGTCACTGCGGTCGCGATCGTCGCGGCTCTGACGAACAGCCTGCTGACTGCCGCGCTCGCGGCTCTCGTCGCGTCGGGCGCGAGCGCGCTGGCGAAGGTGTCGCTCGACGCGTCGTTGCAGAACGACCTGCCTCCCGAGTCGATCGCGTCCGGCTTCGGGCGCAGCGAGACGGTGCTGCAGCTGAGCTGGGTCATCGGCGGCACGTTCGGCGTGCTGCTCCCCACCGAGTACTGGCTGGGTTTCACCGTGGTGTCGGTGGTCCTTACGATCGGCCTGGTGCAGACATTCGTGACCCACCGGGGCGGCTCGCTGCTTCCCGGCTTCGGCGGCAAGAGACCGGTACGAGCGGACCAGGAGGTGGCGGGCAGCGAACTGCGCCACGCCACCGGCCGAATCCCCCGAGTGGATCAGGACGCGGGCCGCGCACCCGCGGGCGAGGACGCTCCCCGATGACGACACGCAAGATCCTGTATGGACTGTCCGCACTGGTCGCCGTCGTCGGCGTCGCCTTCGTGCTGGTGGTCGGCAAGGCGATCCTCGACGCCCCCGAGGAGTCCCCGCGGGTGTCCGCGTACGCCGACGGCCGGTACGAGGAAGTGGAACCGTTCCGGTACTGCCCGGTGCAGGAGCCGCTCTGCGACTACGAGGGCACGACCGCGACGATGCCTGTGCGCGAGGGCCATCCGCTGCAGTTGTCCCTGCCGGGCGCCATCTCGGAGAACCCGTGGGGCTTCGCCAGCGTCTACGGAGACCCGGACTCCGGCGACGTCGTGGAAGCAGACGAGTACTTCGCCCCCGGGACTCGGAACACGCTCACCGTGCCGCCGGTGAACGAGGACGGACTCGTGCTCATCGGCGTCGAGGTGCGCCTGCCGTCCGGTGTCATCGACGTCGACACCGACCAGGAGGAGATCGTCAGCCACGCCATCTGGTCGATCGCCACCACGGAAGCGGACTGACACCCTGTCGACGTCACCGTCCCGGCGCGCGAAAGGAAGTCATGGACGAGAACTCCTTGACCGAGATCGGCATGAAGGCCAGGGACGCCCGACTGAGACCGATCATCGCCACGACGGTGAGTGTGACGATGGTGGTCTTCTTCGTCGTGACCCGCGCATGGACCTGGACGCCACCGTGGGTGACCCCGTTCTCCCTGGCGGTGATCGGTGTCGTGCTCTGGCAAGGATGGCGGAGCCCCTTCGAACGCACGGTGGTCTACCGGGATCGGCTCGAGACGCGCCGCCGAAGCGGGGTGGTGTCCGTGATCGCCCGCGACGCGATCGACACCTTTCGACTCCGTCAGGGCGGTGAGGGAGACCCGCTCGTCCTGGTGGTCGACGTCGACGGCCGCACGACGACACTCCTGGGAACCGACAACATCGGCCGCGCACGATGGATCGACAACTTCCGGCCGGGCCATCGGCACACGGACGCCCTCGTCACCCAGTTCGAGCACTGGCGCACGCACGGCCGCTGGGAGTGACCGCCCGGGTCAGCTGTCCAGTTCGCGGGCGACGGCCCGGACCACCTCGGAGATCTTCTGGGCGGTCTTACGGTCGGGGTACTTGCCCTTGCGCAACTCTGGCTGCACGGTGGCCTCCAGAAGCGTGATCATGTCCTCGACCATGCCGTGCAACTCGTCGGGCGTGTGCTTGCGAGCGGTCGGCTGATCGCGGCGGGCGGCGGCACCCGCCTGACGCAGTGAGGGCGCCGGGTCGAGAACCTTCAGCGACAACGCCTGGGGTCCGCGGCGCCCGGCGGCCATGCCGAACTCGACGCGCTGGCCGGCCTTCAGGCCCTCGACTCCCTGCGGGAGCGCGGACGACCGGACGTACACGTCCTCACCCTCGTCCTGCGAGAGGAAGCCGAAACCCTTGTCGACGTCGTACCACTTCACCTTGCCGGTCGGCACCGATCTCACCCATTCGTCTCGTTGATCGCGTCACATGAATAATCGCGCCCGTTGCCGCCGCCCATGACGGGCCCTGGCGCTCGGGACGCGATGAGTCGATGGTACTCCGCTGCGCGAACGACGAGCACCTCGATATCGCGGGGCAGGCGCCGGGAAGGCCGGAGGCCGGTCGGGTCGTCAGGCCGGGTAGGCCGGAGGCCGGTCGGGTCGTCAGGCCGGGAAGGCCGGAGGCCGGTCGGGGCATCAGGGCGGGAAGGCCGGAGAGATAGTGTGCTCTCTCGTGACCGACTCCCCCCGTACCGGAACCCCGGCGCTCCTGGTCGCCGCCCTCGTCTGTTTCGGGCTGGGCCTGCTGGCGATCGTCGTCATGTTCGTGACGCTGCTCGTCTGGGACGATCCGCCCGGACTGTGGATCTATCTCTCGGCGATGCTGTGCCCGCTGGGGTTCCTGCTCGGTCTGATCCACGCGCTGCGGTCGGGCCGCCGAGCCCGGCGCTGACACGGCGGAACCGGGCATACTGGTCGCATGCGCCTGCTGCTGAACGTCATCTGGTTGATCTTCGGCGGCCTGTGGCTCGCTCTCGGCTACTTCGTGGCCGGCATCGTCTGCTGCATTCTCATCGTCACCATCCCGTTCGGCATCGCGGCGTTCCGCATCGGGGTGTACGCCCTGTGGCCCTTCGGCCGGACCGTGGTGGACAAGCCCACGGCGGGCGTCGCCTCGGTGATCGGCAACGTGATCTGGATCGTCGTGGCAGGAATCTGGCTGGCCATCGGGCACATCCTCACCGCGATCGCCATGGCGATCACCATCATCGGGATCCCGCTGGCGTTGGCGAACCTCAAGCTGATCCCGGTGTCGCTCATGCCGCTGGGCAAGGACATCGTCGACTCGGACGCACCGTTCGTGGCCACGCGCTACTGACGTCGGGGCGCGCACTCAACAGAACGAACGGTTCCTTCTCGGCGTGGCCCGAGGGGTGATACACGTCGGATCGGTCTACCATCCTGTGCGTGATACTGAAGAAATCCGATGACCGCACCTTCGGATCACACAGGATCTTCGTCGCCCTCACCGTGATCGGTGCCGCCGTGGCGCTCGTCGCGCACGATCGGCTCATCCCGTTCGACGTCCCCAAGTTCGGGTTGTTCCGGTTCGGCATCGACGCTCTCGTGTACCGCGCCGGCGGAGCGACGGTGCTCGACTCGTCCCCGCTGTACGCCCACGATCTGGTCGGCGAACTCCCCTTCACGTATCCCCCGTTCGCCGCGCTGGTGTTCGCACCTCTCGGGGCGATGTCCACCGCGACGACCAACATCGTCTTCTGGCTCGGGAACATCGCGCTGCTCTATCTGATCGTCCGATCCTGCTGGATGGTCCTCGGCTTCCGCGACGACCGCAGTCTCCGCATCGTCAGCGCCGCACTGTCCATCGTCTTCACGTGGCTCGAACCGGTGCGCATGACCATCTGGCTCGGTCAGATCAATCTCGTTCTCCTGGCGCTGGTGCTGTGGGACCTGTCGCGGCCCGAGGGCAGCCGGCTCCGCGGCATCGGGGTCGGCATCGCCACCGGCATCAAGATGACTCCCGGACTGTTCCTCGTCCACCTCGCGCTGACACGGCAGTGGCGGGCACTGGTCGTCGGCGTCGTCACCGCCGCGGCGACCGTGGTGCTCGGCTTCGTCGTGCTCTTCTCCGACGCGGTCACCTACTGGTTCGGCGCCATCTCCGACTCGTCCCGCATCGGCGACATCTCGTCCGGCGCGAACCAGTCGCTGCGCGCGTCGATACCGAGGTGGTTCGGCATGACCGAGGCGCCGACGCTGCTCTGGATCGTCATCGCCGGAGCCGTCTGCGTGGCCGGCCTTCTCGTGGGCGCCGCGGCGCACCGCCGGGGGTTGCCGCTCCTCGGCCTGATCGTCATCGGCCTGACGGCGCCTCTGGTGTCTCCGTTCTCCTGGGGTCACCACTGGGTGTGGCTCCTGCCG
This window harbors:
- a CDS encoding DUF2530 domain-containing protein; the protein is MRPTPATPPGLPPRVTDPAPVLAAGTLLFLVAAVVCSVVDSFSGAVAVCWTGTALGALGFGLFALQRRAARRGRRTAQKGLVHPPEV
- a CDS encoding phosphatase PAP2 family protein, encoding MSADRDVLDWMVDHRSAALTDAMTVITTVGNTAGVALVTVVVALILVRRGHRHLGPGLVATVFTGWLVMNALKYAIRRTRPPVPERLVDISTYSFPSGHAMVSATFAAAVITLLVVLGAFDTARKRTRAAAAVVTAATLLIGFSRVYLGAHWLSDVVVGWLLGALVGVAGIAVVSRLSGRAGR
- a CDS encoding sacsin N-terminal ATP-binding-like domain-containing protein — encoded protein: MITELAQNAADAASRADVPGRQAVWSVGDALHVANVGVPLSITGVQALSALRASDKTSEHATSVGRYGVGFTAVRAVSERIEIRSTSGSIVFDGSRTRRAIAARGLSEPEQGVPVLRLPWASDDVPTPGWDTEVVLHGVVDVAEVLTAAARESIDLMLELDALQSISVDGTELVREVSSGPGAWTDVRVGGRRWWRGDAAAARWFLPLEDDGLTPDSPAPLTRDVLRAPTRSDEVLTIPLLLIADVPLQPDRRRVLPGADLSVVATGYAALVADLPASHRAAAVPRPGLPASEVDEAVRAALVRDLESTAWVPTAAGRAVRPANAAVVDSISAELAELLVDVVPGLVAPRASDRASATALAAVGVRRLGLAGIVESLSGVSRPPIWWHRLYDALTDIVHDSADVDECAALPVPLTDGRTVTGPRTVVLVDGDRLGSVGWARVVHPDAAHPLLRRAGAQTARPADLLADPALAAMLEDPDDVPEELVHDVLTLAAAVGGETRIGSVGSLPLLSSDGEMRAADELLLPDSPLRRVLQRDSPFGVVDRSVVDRYGVDALRVVGVGHGFGVVVDETPAGPDHDLDDEEAWWDGLSGEPGTLVAVRDLDLVDEARWADALTQIVDDPVTAAAVRDRTGYTAWWLRRHARVNETPLRLLRLPGDDSLRGLLDPVDHPRAAEFAAALAGSAIDDSDTAADLLAAAADPDRVVSPAVAIRVHTLLAEAVDSGWVDLRDIDPPEAVRTLAGSVADPAAVVVLDHPRWIALLPADRVVLGSTASADTLADLLDVETASTALSVEIVSVGERATVDTRPALAAARAISSWPVPDVVVLHDDLVVRCRGTVRVERAVPFWVTDDGETHVSRTVLP
- a CDS encoding DUF3027 domain-containing protein is translated as MLQNRGVSAPVVTEIPPLLADAVSVAQAAVVESGEGPVGGHLGVEAVDKASAIHRFAADLPGYGGWQWAVVVAAPPGSETVTVSELALLPGPDALVAPTWVPWDERIRPGDLAPGDLLPPRHEDVRLVPGYLATGDPAVDDIALELGLGRKQVMSREGRLEAAERWAESDFGPDSPMAKAAPGTCVTCGFYLALQGSLSAAFGVCGNELAADGHVVHAAYGCGAHSDTEGPTGAGSPAYAAYDDGALETTPTENTEPQNTEPRDTEAVTDITESSSTL
- a CDS encoding glutaminyl-peptide cyclotransferase codes for the protein MRSGLLRSGSGVGRAIGSGTVAAAVVLGGCAPDPAPPAADVPRFGVEIVGTSPHDTDAFTQGLEIDGDRLLEGTGREGRSRVTASDRETGDVLAEVDLPAPLFGEGLTVAGDTVWQLTWQDGIAVARDRETLLERRRVDYDGEGWGLCLDESSAGSSGRLVMSDGTDTLTFRDPVTFEPTGSVRVTRGERPVTSINELECTADGIYANIWKTDDIVRIDPSTGAVTAIVDASPLRAALEDTSGIDVLNGIAAVPGTSRFLVTGKLWPTLFEVEFRPR
- a CDS encoding MFS transporter; this encodes MTGPDDPRPGSRHPGWDNYSPSERLPPRRSPLPPLHPPTAGPGETIPGDPTTAPDPTTRMPNQDTGPRRPRVPRKLTVTRVAAMRGREITGKGIATFRRAATADGADKSGLTALTYATMANFASDAAMAVALANTLFFSAATGEDKTKVALYLLITIAPFAIIAPLIGPMLDRLQQGRRIALATSFVLRAVLAVVLVFNFDTWLLYPAALGMMVLSKSFSVLKSAVTPRVLPPDIDLVRVNSRLTVFGLLGGTISAGAVAGAIAFALGSAGALWFTFAVTVFGAYLSMRIPSWVEVTEGEVPATLGYHAEATTGAIGIVPAPSKRRQPLGRDVLTGLWGNGTIRVLTGFLTLYVAFVAKSRTEHEPLQQALMLALVGAAAGLGNFGGNAAGARVKLGRPSVLVVRCTAAVTAVAIVAALTNSLLTAALAALVASGASALAKVSLDASLQNDLPPESIASGFGRSETVLQLSWVIGGTFGVLLPTEYWLGFTVVSVVLTIGLVQTFVTHRGGSLLPGFGGKRPVRADQEVAGSELRHATGRIPRVDQDAGRAPAGEDAPR
- a CDS encoding DUF2771 domain-containing protein, which translates into the protein MTTRKILYGLSALVAVVGVAFVLVVGKAILDAPEESPRVSAYADGRYEEVEPFRYCPVQEPLCDYEGTTATMPVREGHPLQLSLPGAISENPWGFASVYGDPDSGDVVEADEYFAPGTRNTLTVPPVNEDGLVLIGVEVRLPSGVIDVDTDQEEIVSHAIWSIATTEAD
- a CDS encoding cold-shock protein, translating into MPTGKVKWYDVDKGFGFLSQDEGEDVYVRSSALPQGVEGLKAGQRVEFGMAAGRRGPQALSLKVLDPAPSLRQAGAAARRDQPTARKHTPDELHGMVEDMITLLEATVQPELRKGKYPDRKTAQKISEVVRAVARELDS
- a CDS encoding YccF domain-containing protein — encoded protein: MRLLLNVIWLIFGGLWLALGYFVAGIVCCILIVTIPFGIAAFRIGVYALWPFGRTVVDKPTAGVASVIGNVIWIVVAGIWLAIGHILTAIAMAITIIGIPLALANLKLIPVSLMPLGKDIVDSDAPFVATRY
- a CDS encoding glycosyltransferase 87 family protein; this encodes MILKKSDDRTFGSHRIFVALTVIGAAVALVAHDRLIPFDVPKFGLFRFGIDALVYRAGGATVLDSSPLYAHDLVGELPFTYPPFAALVFAPLGAMSTATTNIVFWLGNIALLYLIVRSCWMVLGFRDDRSLRIVSAALSIVFTWLEPVRMTIWLGQINLVLLALVLWDLSRPEGSRLRGIGVGIATGIKMTPGLFLVHLALTRQWRALVVGVVTAAATVVLGFVVLFSDAVTYWFGAISDSSRIGDISSGANQSLRASIPRWFGMTEAPTLLWIVIAGAVCVAGLLVGAAAHRRGLPLLGLIVIGLTAPLVSPFSWGHHWVWLLPLVIVCMDVALRASNPLAWLLPLVASLPQIAWFWVAPGDVYAIGTFMLPPSNRLEGVALQTVYPTTGVLVLVVVAVILRTCDVGHITKRSRTGDETVVSTPSPS